The genomic region GCGGATTAGGTACAATGGGATTCGGTATTCCTGCTGCCATCGGGGCAAAATTTGCTAAGCCTGATGCCACTGTCGTAGCTTTTGTCGGTGATGGTGGATTTCAAATGACCAATCAAGAAATTGCATTAATGAATGAATTCAATCTGAACATCAAAGTTGTCCTTATCAATAATGGAACATTAGGTATGGTAAAGCAATGGCAAGATAAATTTTTTAATCAACGCTTTTCTCATTCAGTATTTAATGACCAGCCTGATTTTATGAAATTGAGTGAAGCGTACGGAGTGAAAAGTTTTTTAATCGATCAACCTGAACGTCTTGAAAAAACACTTGATGAAGCTTTTCAATATGAAGGTCCAGCAGTTATTGAAATCCGTATCTCCCCTACCGAACCAGTATTACCAATGGTTCCAAGTGGAAAAGCAAATCATGAAATGGAGGGGCTTACATGAGAAGAACGTTTAAAGTACTCGTTTTTGACAAAGCTGGAACACTCAATCGCCTTACGAGTCTTTTTGTCAGACGCCAATTTAATATTGTCAATATTACAGCTGGACAGACCTTACAAGGAGGTGTTACAGAAATTACGTTTGTAGCTGAAGTTCCAGATAATCAAATGTTACGGACTATAGTGCAACAACTCAAAAAACAAGTTAATACATTATCAGTCAAAGACATCACAGATACAAATACATTTAAT from Staphylococcus felis harbors:
- the ilvN gene encoding acetolactate synthase small subunit, which encodes MRRTFKVLVFDKAGTLNRLTSLFVRRQFNIVNITAGQTLQGGVTEITFVAEVPDNQMLRTIVQQLKKQVNTLSVKDITDTNTFNRELLLIKLKKPENQKDFENAIEPYTDILKVLKEEDAFVYLQAAGPPYTLDSLTEDLKPFHIDSMSRSGTTGIE